The Opitutaceae bacterium genome window below encodes:
- a CDS encoding GMC family oxidoreductase: MNIQGTGTQQNTFDAIVIGSGISGGWAAKELSEKGLKTLLLERGQDVKHGDYPTAMMESWEFPGRTKLSNADLAKQLKQNRTGYTTHPASAHWFVNDLENPYSEDKRFDWMRGYQVGGRSLTWGRQSYRWSDLDFEANAVDGMSVDWPIRYADISPWYDYVERFAGISGSKEGLPQLPDGQFLPPMALNCLERQVKQRIASAFDGRAMIIGRTANLTVPHNGRATCQFRNRCIRGCPYGAYFSSNASTLPAAYASGNLTLRPYSIVNEIIYDPDAKRASGVRIIDAETNEVIEYHAKIIFSCASAIASTFILLNSKSDRFPNGLGNDSGELGHNLMDHHFKVGANGTSDEFADMFYKGQRPNGIYIPRFRNLDRKSQRKDYLRGFGYQGRGSRSDWSRGIRELSYFGSQMKVDLVAPGPWRFGIGSWGECLPYHANRMYLNEKVRDKWGQPTVTFDCEWKENEYAMRKDMKASAVEMLEAAGLKDITPFDDPLAPGLCIHEMGTARMGRDPRTSVLNKWNQVHSVPNVFVTDGACMTSSSCVNPSLTYMALTARACDHAVSELKKHNL, from the coding sequence ATGAATATTCAAGGAACTGGCACCCAACAGAATACGTTCGACGCAATAGTGATAGGGTCGGGGATCAGTGGTGGGTGGGCTGCCAAGGAATTGAGCGAGAAGGGGTTAAAAACCCTTCTACTGGAGCGCGGACAAGATGTGAAGCACGGCGACTACCCGACCGCGATGATGGAATCGTGGGAGTTTCCGGGGCGCACCAAACTGTCGAATGCCGATCTTGCGAAGCAGCTTAAGCAGAATCGTACGGGTTATACGACCCATCCCGCGTCTGCCCATTGGTTCGTCAACGACCTTGAGAACCCCTATTCAGAGGACAAGCGTTTTGACTGGATGCGTGGGTATCAGGTGGGAGGGCGGTCACTGACCTGGGGGCGCCAGTCGTACCGTTGGAGCGATCTGGATTTCGAAGCGAACGCCGTTGATGGGATGTCGGTCGACTGGCCGATCCGGTATGCGGACATTTCACCGTGGTATGACTACGTGGAGCGATTTGCGGGCATCAGTGGAAGCAAGGAAGGCCTTCCTCAGTTGCCGGACGGGCAGTTCCTGCCCCCGATGGCACTCAACTGCCTTGAGCGGCAGGTCAAGCAGCGCATTGCGAGCGCCTTCGATGGTAGGGCGATGATTATTGGTCGCACCGCCAATCTGACGGTTCCTCACAATGGCCGAGCCACTTGTCAATTCCGCAACCGATGCATCCGCGGTTGTCCGTACGGTGCATATTTCAGCAGCAACGCGTCCACATTGCCCGCTGCGTATGCTTCGGGGAACCTGACGCTGCGCCCTTATTCGATTGTGAATGAGATCATTTACGATCCGGATGCCAAGCGCGCCAGTGGTGTGCGGATCATTGATGCAGAGACAAATGAAGTCATTGAGTATCATGCGAAAATCATCTTTTCGTGCGCGTCGGCCATTGCCTCGACGTTCATTCTGCTGAATTCGAAGTCAGATCGCTTCCCCAACGGATTGGGTAACGACAGTGGTGAACTCGGTCACAACCTGATGGATCACCATTTCAAGGTGGGAGCCAATGGCACGTCCGACGAGTTTGCGGACATGTTTTACAAGGGTCAGCGCCCCAACGGCATCTACATCCCGCGCTTCCGCAATCTGGATCGAAAATCCCAGCGCAAGGACTACCTGCGTGGCTTTGGCTATCAAGGCCGTGGAAGCCGCAGTGACTGGTCCCGGGGCATCCGTGAGCTCAGTTATTTTGGCTCACAAATGAAGGTTGATCTCGTTGCGCCCGGTCCGTGGAGATTCGGCATTGGATCCTGGGGTGAGTGTCTGCCGTACCATGCCAACCGGATGTACCTGAACGAAAAGGTTCGCGACAAGTGGGGACAGCCGACGGTCACCTTTGATTGCGAGTGGAAGGAGAACGAGTACGCGATGCGCAAGGACATGAAGGCGTCGGCGGTTGAGATGCTCGAGGCGGCGGGGCTCAAAGACATCACGCCCTTCGATGATCCTCTGGCACCCGGGCTTTGCATACATGAGATGGGCACTGCGCGAATGGGAAGGGATCCCCGGACATCGGTCTTGAACAAGTGGAATCAGGTTCACTCGGTTCCGAATGTTTTCGTTACGGACGGCGCATGCATGACGTCGTCTTCCTGCGTCAATCCCTCGCTGACCTACATGGCTCTCACGGCCCGGGCCTGCGACCACGCGGTGAGTGAACTCAAGAAGCACAACCTCTGA
- the accB gene encoding acetyl-CoA carboxylase biotin carboxyl carrier protein, producing MDLKQIKQVIDLMKRSDLTAFEVEEEGFKIKIKRGSDASPMTGTRTMPQTYLELAPVEVTRSVAPNPNAARPVAPAAPNVDEIGVAYIKSPMVGTFYRASSPESKSFVDSGAKVSETTVVCIIEAMKIMNEIQAEARGTIVEILVENGQPVEYGQRLFKLKQD from the coding sequence TTGGACCTAAAACAAATCAAACAAGTCATCGACTTGATGAAGCGATCGGATCTCACCGCCTTCGAAGTCGAAGAGGAAGGATTTAAGATCAAGATCAAGCGAGGCTCGGATGCTTCGCCGATGACAGGTACCCGGACCATGCCGCAAACGTACCTTGAGCTGGCACCGGTCGAAGTGACTCGCAGTGTTGCGCCGAACCCCAACGCCGCCAGGCCCGTTGCTCCCGCAGCACCCAACGTTGATGAAATCGGCGTCGCCTACATCAAATCGCCAATGGTGGGCACCTTTTATCGTGCGTCTTCGCCGGAAAGTAAATCATTCGTCGACTCAGGAGCGAAGGTCTCCGAAACAACGGTGGTCTGCATCATTGAGGCCATGAAGATCATGAATGAAATCCAGGCGGAGGCACGAGGCACCATCGTTGAGATATTGGTGGAAAATGGCCAGCCCGTTGAATACGGACAGCGCCTCTTCAAGCTCAAACAGGACTGA
- a CDS encoding Asp23/Gls24 family envelope stress response protein — protein sequence MQSSEFVPPTRIDDQPELGDIKINHTVVASIVRLAALHVKGVAAVGGGLADGISELFSKREADARGVRVAESGDDAYSIELRIAIIYGTEIGRTAYDVQFAVRKQVMAMTGKDVAKVDVIIEGVRLPSDQTGNDPSQDTWPEPPATD from the coding sequence ATGCAATCGAGCGAATTTGTTCCGCCCACCCGCATTGACGACCAGCCAGAGCTGGGTGACATCAAGATCAACCACACGGTGGTTGCGAGCATTGTCCGTCTTGCCGCGCTTCACGTGAAAGGAGTGGCCGCGGTCGGTGGCGGGCTTGCAGATGGCATCAGTGAGCTTTTTTCAAAACGCGAAGCCGACGCCCGGGGCGTCAGGGTGGCTGAATCCGGCGATGACGCCTATTCAATCGAACTTCGAATCGCCATCATCTACGGAACGGAAATCGGCAGGACCGCCTACGACGTTCAGTTCGCGGTTCGCAAACAGGTCATGGCAATGACAGGGAAGGACGTCGCAAAAGTGGACGTGATCATCGAAGGCGTTCGCCTGCCTTCAGATCAAACCGGCAATGATCCCAGCCAGGATACCTGGCCCGAGCCTCCGGCGACGGACTAA
- a CDS encoding aldo/keto reductase yields MMNLRPLGCTSLNVSELCLGTMNFGWKTDESTSLAILDTFFASGGNFIQSLGFEARPPGSPLSPTFSEAIVGSWWSSRGIRRQDLVLATRVTLNEEGSFGSSSPYSGVRALCEASLRRLRTDYLDILVCEWTGAGNPPEALRRGLDWLVREGWVRYVAFSNLPAWRVATGLRDGFERIHCRISAVQADYSLLSRTPFESDLAELCSEQRLGFFARSPLAGGLLTKASGSHNAISPSRRAWLAERHGWDVIDRATHALSELAVDSGFTESQIALSWVLHHPGVTSLITGAASIEHLIDAVRATRIRLGAEELNLLHQATRRQHVALPHRSAPPGRSSPLQAASRHSLELEKV; encoded by the coding sequence ATGATGAATCTACGCCCACTTGGCTGCACGAGCCTCAACGTTTCCGAACTGTGCCTGGGCACTATGAATTTCGGCTGGAAAACGGATGAATCCACCTCGCTGGCCATTCTCGACACCTTTTTCGCCTCAGGCGGAAACTTCATCCAGTCGCTGGGCTTCGAAGCCCGTCCTCCCGGCTCGCCGCTCTCCCCCACGTTTTCCGAGGCGATTGTCGGTTCGTGGTGGTCGTCCCGCGGCATTCGGCGGCAGGATCTCGTTCTCGCCACGCGCGTCACCCTGAACGAGGAGGGTTCGTTCGGATCCTCCTCGCCGTACTCCGGCGTCAGGGCCCTGTGCGAAGCCTCGCTCAGGCGTCTGCGCACCGACTACCTCGACATTCTTGTCTGCGAATGGACGGGAGCGGGCAATCCGCCTGAGGCGCTCCGCCGCGGCCTCGACTGGCTCGTCCGCGAAGGCTGGGTGCGGTATGTCGCCTTCTCGAATCTGCCCGCGTGGCGGGTCGCCACGGGACTGCGCGATGGATTCGAGCGCATCCACTGCCGCATCAGCGCCGTGCAGGCCGACTACTCGCTCCTGTCGCGGACTCCGTTCGAGTCCGACCTGGCGGAACTTTGCAGCGAGCAGCGTCTGGGATTCTTTGCGCGCTCTCCACTGGCGGGCGGCTTGCTGACGAAGGCGTCGGGAAGTCACAACGCCATCAGTCCGTCCCGCCGTGCGTGGCTCGCTGAACGCCATGGATGGGACGTCATCGACCGCGCTACGCACGCCCTCTCGGAACTCGCGGTCGACAGCGGGTTCACCGAGTCTCAGATCGCCCTTTCCTGGGTGCTGCATCATCCCGGTGTCACCTCACTCATCACTGGAGCGGCCTCCATCGAGCACTTGATTGATGCCGTGAGAGCCACGCGCATCCGCCTCGGCGCCGAGGAGTTGAATCTCCTCCACCAGGCGACCCGACGCCAGCACGTCGCCCTTCCCCACCGATCCGCTCCCCCGGGCAGATCGTCGCCCCTTCAAGCCGCATCGCGTCACTCCCTCGAACTGGAAAAAGTCTGA
- a CDS encoding NAD-dependent epimerase/dehydratase family protein, which yields MGGIFASSDAGLTGNLPVNSSSPTRILVTGGTGFLGRRLVERMLSQGRSVAIFGRTPAADLEGKGARFIRGSLADGASIRGACVGIDTVFHLAARVGVWGPYDDFHRINVLGTRALLDACRIHGVRRLIHTSSPSVVYNGRSIAGADESLPLTNRCPSPYPLTKAIAEKDVLAANSAFLATIALRPHLVWGIGDPHLIPRILSRARSGRLRIVGRGDNRVDMVHVENAVDAHLAAEAALAARPATVGGRAYFITNDEPIALWHWINTLLVALGEPPVTRHISAPAARAFGLACESAWRILPLRGEPPMTRFIADELARDHWFSISAAKRDLGYSPRISMTAGTSDLIAALRQTDQKPFVRFSDRREQA from the coding sequence ATCGGAGGGATCTTCGCTTCAAGCGACGCCGGCTTGACAGGAAACCTCCCAGTGAATTCTTCCTCGCCCACAAGGATTTTGGTCACCGGTGGAACCGGATTTCTGGGCCGGCGTCTGGTTGAACGCATGCTTTCGCAGGGCCGTTCGGTCGCAATCTTTGGCCGAACGCCCGCAGCCGACCTTGAAGGCAAAGGCGCCAGATTCATTCGGGGATCCCTTGCAGACGGCGCATCCATTCGAGGCGCCTGTGTCGGCATTGATACAGTCTTCCATCTCGCCGCGCGCGTTGGAGTATGGGGGCCTTACGATGATTTCCACCGAATCAACGTCCTGGGCACGCGCGCACTCCTCGACGCATGCCGGATCCACGGTGTCCGCAGACTCATCCACACAAGTTCTCCCAGCGTCGTATACAACGGCCGTTCGATTGCCGGAGCTGACGAATCACTGCCGCTGACAAATCGATGCCCGAGTCCCTATCCCCTCACAAAGGCAATCGCGGAAAAGGATGTGCTCGCGGCAAACTCTGCCTTCCTCGCAACAATAGCCCTGAGACCTCACCTCGTCTGGGGAATCGGCGACCCGCATTTGATCCCGAGAATCCTCTCCCGCGCCCGTTCGGGCAGGCTTCGCATTGTCGGGCGCGGCGACAACCGCGTCGACATGGTGCACGTTGAAAATGCTGTCGACGCCCACCTCGCCGCCGAGGCGGCGCTTGCCGCCAGGCCTGCGACAGTCGGTGGCCGCGCGTATTTCATAACCAACGACGAACCGATCGCGCTCTGGCACTGGATCAACACCCTGCTGGTCGCCTTGGGAGAGCCGCCTGTCACCCGCCACATCAGCGCGCCCGCCGCCCGTGCCTTCGGCCTCGCGTGTGAATCCGCCTGGCGCATTCTGCCACTTCGCGGCGAGCCACCCATGACGCGTTTCATCGCCGATGAACTGGCCAGGGACCACTGGTTTTCCATCTCCGCGGCCAAGCGCGACCTTGGGTATTCGCCACGCATCTCCATGACGGCCGGCACCAGCGATCTGATAGCAGCCCTCCGACAGACAGATCAAAAGCCGTTTGTCCGTTTTTCTGATCGTCGAGAACAGGCTTGA
- the accC gene encoding acetyl-CoA carboxylase biotin carboxylase subunit, giving the protein MIQKVLIANRGEIALRIVRACRELGIKTLAVYSEADIQSLHVQLADEAICIGGPKSADSYLRADRIISAAEIADVDAIHPGYGFLSENAKFAEQCESCNIKFIGPKSKSIRMMGDKAIAKETVRKAGVPTVPGSDGPVESEGEAVKIARKIGYPVIIKAVAGGGGRGMRIAHNDVSFAKEYHVARNEAEKAFGNGAVYVEKYIEKPRHIEFQILGDGHGKILHLGERDCSVQRRHQKLIEESPSPFLTSGLRKAMGKAAVKAAAAADYENAGTIEFLVDAKGNFYFIEMNTRIQVEHPVTEECTGIDLIKQQLRVADGLKLDFDQGDIKFDRHAIECRINAEDPARNFTPSPGTIGLYYSPGGNGVRIDSHVYSGYTIPPYYDSMIGKLITFGPDRKTALDRMYRSLSEYLIRGIKTTIPLHKAIMSDPVFVEGKATTAYMEEFMARTPTDLFT; this is encoded by the coding sequence ATGATCCAGAAGGTCCTCATTGCCAACCGCGGCGAAATCGCGCTCCGCATTGTCCGTGCGTGCCGCGAACTCGGCATCAAGACGCTCGCAGTTTACTCGGAGGCCGACATCCAGTCTCTCCACGTACAACTCGCCGACGAAGCCATCTGCATTGGAGGACCGAAGAGCGCTGACAGTTACCTTCGCGCGGATAGGATCATCAGTGCCGCGGAAATTGCAGACGTCGATGCCATCCACCCCGGCTACGGGTTTCTTTCGGAAAACGCAAAATTCGCGGAGCAGTGCGAATCCTGCAACATCAAGTTTATTGGCCCCAAGTCCAAAAGCATCAGGATGATGGGCGACAAGGCGATCGCCAAGGAAACCGTGCGAAAAGCCGGAGTGCCCACGGTTCCGGGCTCGGATGGACCGGTGGAAAGTGAAGGCGAGGCTGTCAAAATCGCCCGCAAGATCGGCTATCCAGTCATCATCAAGGCAGTGGCGGGCGGCGGCGGTCGGGGCATGCGCATCGCCCACAATGACGTTTCCTTCGCCAAGGAATATCACGTGGCCCGAAACGAGGCGGAAAAGGCCTTCGGCAATGGCGCCGTCTACGTCGAGAAATACATCGAGAAGCCGCGGCATATCGAATTTCAGATCCTGGGGGACGGTCACGGCAAAATCCTTCACCTGGGCGAACGCGACTGCTCGGTTCAGCGTCGACATCAAAAGCTGATCGAGGAATCCCCATCACCCTTTCTCACTTCGGGACTGCGAAAGGCCATGGGGAAGGCTGCCGTGAAGGCGGCCGCCGCGGCGGACTACGAGAATGCCGGGACCATCGAATTCCTCGTCGATGCCAAGGGCAATTTCTACTTCATCGAGATGAACACGCGCATCCAGGTCGAGCATCCCGTGACTGAGGAATGCACGGGCATCGACCTGATCAAGCAACAGCTTCGCGTGGCTGACGGCCTGAAGCTGGATTTCGATCAAGGCGACATAAAGTTCGACCGCCATGCGATCGAGTGTCGAATAAATGCCGAGGACCCCGCCCGCAATTTCACCCCGTCTCCCGGAACGATCGGGCTGTACTACTCCCCCGGCGGCAATGGCGTCCGCATCGACAGCCACGTGTACAGCGGCTACACCATTCCTCCCTATTATGACTCGATGATCGGCAAACTGATCACCTTCGGGCCGGATCGGAAAACCGCCCTTGATCGGATGTATCGTTCGCTCAGTGAATACCTCATTCGCGGGATCAAGACCACCATTCCCCTGCACAAGGCGATCATGAGTGATCCCGTCTTTGTGGAAGGCAAGGCAACCACCGCCTACATGGAGGAATTCATGGCTCGTACACCGACAGACCTGTTCACGTGA
- the raiA gene encoding ribosome-associated translation inhibitor RaiA has protein sequence MTSTTFLSNDPSVRLILRGVHLWLTDSMKTSIRMKADRLFRHEPRIIRMRISVSCDRQRSSRKFTANGLIEMRGPDLSAAVTTENAYHSVSLLIDKLDRMLRKRTTAMIGRRSGDIREHPASQSRSVRSATVAA, from the coding sequence ATGACATCCACCACCTTCCTGTCCAATGATCCCAGCGTCCGCCTGATCCTTCGCGGCGTCCATCTCTGGCTGACCGATTCCATGAAAACATCCATCCGGATGAAAGCGGACCGCCTCTTCCGCCACGAACCGCGCATCATCCGCATGCGTATCAGCGTCTCCTGCGACCGTCAGCGCAGCTCGCGCAAGTTCACCGCAAACGGCCTCATTGAAATGCGGGGCCCCGACCTCAGCGCCGCGGTGACCACTGAGAATGCCTACCATTCCGTCAGCCTGCTGATCGACAAGCTCGACCGCATGCTTCGGAAACGGACAACGGCGATGATTGGGCGCCGCAGCGGTGATATTCGGGAGCATCCCGCCTCGCAGTCCAGATCCGTCCGATCGGCGACCGTCGCAGCCTGA